The following coding sequences lie in one Chelonoidis abingdonii isolate Lonesome George chromosome 6, CheloAbing_2.0, whole genome shotgun sequence genomic window:
- the NR2F1 gene encoding COUP transcription factor 1 isoform X1 translates to MAMVVSSWRDPQEDVAGGNPSGPNPAAQPARDQQQQAASAAPHTPQTPSQPGPPSTPGTAGDKGQNQQGSGQSQQHIECVVCGDKSSGKHYGQFTCEGCKSFFKRSVRRNLTYTCRANRNCPIDQHHRNQCQYCRLKKCLKVGMRREAVQRGRMPPTQPNPGQYALTNGDPLNGHCYLSGYISLLLRAEPYPTSRYGSQCMQPNNIMGIENICELAARLLFSAVEWARNIPFFPDLQITDQVALLRLTWSELFVLNAAQCSMPLHVAPLLAAAGLHASPMSADRVVAFMDHIRIFQEQVEKLKALHVDSAEYSCLKAIVLFTSDACGLSDAAHIESLQEKSQCALEEYVRSQYPNQPSRFGKLLLRLPSLRTVSSSVIEQLFFVRLVGKTPIETLIRDMLLSGSSFNWPYMSIQCS, encoded by the exons ATGGCAATGGTAGTTAGCAGCTGGCGAGATCCGCAGGAAGACGTGGCCGGGGGCAACCCGAGCGGCCCCAACCCAGCAGCTCAGCCGGCCCGGGATCAGCAGCAGCAAGCGGCCTCGGCGGCCCCGCACACCCCGCAGACCCCTAGCCAGCCGGGACCCCCTTCCACCCCGGGCACGGCCGGGGACAAGGGCCAGAACCAGCAGGGCTCGGGCCAGAGCCAGCAGCACATCGAGTGCGTGGTTTGCGGGGACAAATCCAGCGGCAAACACTACGGCCAATTCACCTGCGAGGGCTGCAAAAGTTTCTTCAAGAGGAGCGTCCGCAGGAACTTAACTTACACATGTCGTGCCAACAGGAACTGTCCCATCGACCAGCACCACCGCAACCAGTGCCAGTACTGCCGCCTCAAGAAGTGCCTCAAAGTGGGCATGAGGCGGGAAG CGGTTCAGCGAGGAAGAATGCCTCCAACCCAGCCGAACCCAGGCCAGTACGCGCTGACCAACGGGGACCCTCTGAACGGCCACTGCTATCTGTCGGGATACATCTCGCTGCTGCTGCGGGCTGAGCCCTACCCGACCTCGCGCTACGGCAGCCAGTGCATGCAGCCCAACAACATCATGGGCATCGAGAACATCTGCGAGCTGGCCGCCCGCCTGCTCTTCAGCGCCGTCGAGTGGGCCCGCAACATCCCCTTCTTCCCCGACCTGCAGATCACCGACCAGGTAGCCCTGCTGCGGCTCACTTGGAGCGAGCTGTTTGTGCTCAACGCGGCGCAGTGCTCCATGCCCCTGCATGTGGCCCCTCTGCTGGCCGCCGCCGGCCTGCACGCCTCGCCCATGTCCGCCGACCGGGTGGTGGCCTTCATGGACCACATCCGCATCTTCCAAGAGCAGGTGGAGAAGCTCAAGGCCCTGCACGTCGACTCGGCGGAGTACAGCTGCCTCAAAGCCATCGTCCTCTTCACATCAG ATGCCTGTGGCCTGTCAGATGCTGCCCATATCGAGAGCCTGCAAGAGAAATCTCAATGCGCCCTGGAGGAATATGTGAGGAGCCAGTACCCCAACCAGCCGAGTCGCTTCGGCAAACTGCTCCTGAGGCTGCCTTCCCTGCGCACCGTCTCGTCCTCAGTCATCGAGCAGCTCTTCTTCGTCCGCTTGGTAGGTAAAACCCCCATTGAAACCCTCATCAGAGATATGTTACTATCTGGGAGCAGCTTCAACTGGCCTTACATGTCTATCCAGTGTTCCTAG
- the NR2F1 gene encoding COUP transcription factor 1 isoform X2: protein MVFLKNMNTFVFLKNNLLVNLHGPWTMDWEIRKSYAVQRGRMPPTQPNPGQYALTNGDPLNGHCYLSGYISLLLRAEPYPTSRYGSQCMQPNNIMGIENICELAARLLFSAVEWARNIPFFPDLQITDQVALLRLTWSELFVLNAAQCSMPLHVAPLLAAAGLHASPMSADRVVAFMDHIRIFQEQVEKLKALHVDSAEYSCLKAIVLFTSDACGLSDAAHIESLQEKSQCALEEYVRSQYPNQPSRFGKLLLRLPSLRTVSSSVIEQLFFVRLVGKTPIETLIRDMLLSGSSFNWPYMSIQCS, encoded by the exons ATGGTATTTTTGAAGAATATGaacacatttgtttttttaaaaaacaatttgctTGTAAATCTACATGGTCCTTGGACAATGGACTGGGAAATAAGAAAGAGCTATG CGGTTCAGCGAGGAAGAATGCCTCCAACCCAGCCGAACCCAGGCCAGTACGCGCTGACCAACGGGGACCCTCTGAACGGCCACTGCTATCTGTCGGGATACATCTCGCTGCTGCTGCGGGCTGAGCCCTACCCGACCTCGCGCTACGGCAGCCAGTGCATGCAGCCCAACAACATCATGGGCATCGAGAACATCTGCGAGCTGGCCGCCCGCCTGCTCTTCAGCGCCGTCGAGTGGGCCCGCAACATCCCCTTCTTCCCCGACCTGCAGATCACCGACCAGGTAGCCCTGCTGCGGCTCACTTGGAGCGAGCTGTTTGTGCTCAACGCGGCGCAGTGCTCCATGCCCCTGCATGTGGCCCCTCTGCTGGCCGCCGCCGGCCTGCACGCCTCGCCCATGTCCGCCGACCGGGTGGTGGCCTTCATGGACCACATCCGCATCTTCCAAGAGCAGGTGGAGAAGCTCAAGGCCCTGCACGTCGACTCGGCGGAGTACAGCTGCCTCAAAGCCATCGTCCTCTTCACATCAG ATGCCTGTGGCCTGTCAGATGCTGCCCATATCGAGAGCCTGCAAGAGAAATCTCAATGCGCCCTGGAGGAATATGTGAGGAGCCAGTACCCCAACCAGCCGAGTCGCTTCGGCAAACTGCTCCTGAGGCTGCCTTCCCTGCGCACCGTCTCGTCCTCAGTCATCGAGCAGCTCTTCTTCGTCCGCTTGGTAGGTAAAACCCCCATTGAAACCCTCATCAGAGATATGTTACTATCTGGGAGCAGCTTCAACTGGCCTTACATGTCTATCCAGTGTTCCTAG